A region of Pseudarthrobacter sp. NIBRBAC000502770 DNA encodes the following proteins:
- a CDS encoding VOC family protein translates to MGLNIQIVVDSASPHELADWWAETLQWAVEPQDAAFIRTMIEQGYATENQTMTHRGNLVWKDGAAIRPPEEIEAKDPQRRILFQTAPEGKTVKNRVHWDVRLDGRDKDDVRRELEARGASFLWSARQGPHSWHTMADPEGNEFCIS, encoded by the coding sequence ATGGGACTGAACATCCAGATCGTCGTCGATTCCGCCAGCCCGCACGAACTGGCCGACTGGTGGGCCGAAACCCTGCAGTGGGCGGTGGAACCGCAGGACGCAGCCTTCATCCGCACAATGATCGAGCAGGGCTACGCCACCGAAAACCAGACTATGACGCACCGCGGGAACCTGGTGTGGAAGGACGGCGCCGCCATCCGGCCACCGGAAGAGATTGAGGCCAAGGATCCGCAGCGGCGCATCCTGTTCCAGACCGCACCCGAGGGAAAAACGGTGAAGAACCGGGTGCACTGGGACGTCCGGCTGGACGGCAGGGACAAGGACGACGTACGGCGCGAACTCGAGGCCCGCGGCGCCTCCTTCCTCTGGTCGGCGCGGCAGGGCCCTCACTCCTGGCACACCATGGCGGACCCTGAGGGCAACGAGTTCTGCATCAGCTAA
- a CDS encoding 1,4-dihydroxy-2-naphthoyl-CoA synthase: protein MSNQIPAPVSDVFDPTRWRVVSGFEDFQDMTYHRQVERDSAGGWVRDLPTVRIAFNRPEVRNAFRPGTVDELYRAMDHARMTPDVATVLLTGNGPSPKDGGHSFCSGGDQRIRGRDGYRYADGETQETIDPARAGRLHILEVQRLMRTMPKVVIAVVNGWAAGGGHSLHVVSDLTIASRQHGKFKQTDATVGSFDAGYGSALLARQVGQKTAREIFFLAREYSAEDMVRMGAVNEAVDHERLEEVALEYAADIARQSPQAIRMLKFAFNLADDGLAGQQVFAGEATRLAYMTDEAVEGKEAFLQKRDPDWSRFPHYF, encoded by the coding sequence GTGAGCAACCAGATCCCCGCCCCGGTGTCCGACGTCTTCGATCCCACGCGCTGGCGGGTGGTCTCCGGCTTCGAGGACTTCCAGGACATGACCTACCACCGGCAGGTGGAGCGGGATTCCGCCGGCGGCTGGGTACGTGACCTGCCAACGGTCCGGATAGCATTCAACCGGCCCGAGGTCCGCAACGCGTTCCGGCCGGGGACCGTTGACGAGCTCTACCGAGCCATGGACCACGCCCGGATGACCCCCGACGTGGCCACCGTGCTCCTCACCGGCAACGGCCCCTCCCCCAAGGACGGCGGCCACTCCTTCTGCTCCGGCGGCGACCAGCGGATCCGGGGCCGGGACGGCTACCGGTACGCCGACGGCGAGACCCAGGAAACCATCGACCCCGCCCGTGCCGGCAGGCTCCACATCCTTGAGGTCCAGCGGCTGATGCGCACCATGCCCAAGGTGGTCATCGCCGTCGTCAACGGCTGGGCGGCCGGCGGTGGCCACTCACTGCATGTCGTGTCGGACCTGACCATCGCGTCCCGGCAGCACGGCAAGTTCAAACAGACCGACGCCACGGTGGGAAGCTTTGACGCCGGCTACGGCTCAGCGCTCCTGGCCCGGCAGGTGGGCCAGAAGACGGCCCGCGAGATTTTCTTCCTGGCCCGCGAATATTCCGCGGAAGACATGGTCCGCATGGGCGCGGTCAATGAGGCCGTTGACCACGAACGCCTGGAGGAGGTGGCACTGGAGTACGCCGCGGACATCGCACGGCAGTCCCCGCAGGCCATCCGCATGCTGAAGTTCGCGTTCAACCTGGCCGACGACGGACTGGCGGGCCAGCAGGTGTTCGCCGGCGAAGCCACCCGGCTGGCCTACATGACGGACGAAGCCGTGGAGGGCAAGGAGGCCTTCCTGCAAAAACGCGACCCCGACTGGTCACGCTTCCCGCACTACTTCTAA